The segment TCTTATTTGATCCTTTttaataatacattaaataaataaattaatttaaaaatatagagagagagattcCAAGTATTTACCTTAGTGAAATTGAAGGCAGGATTTGGATTGGGTTACATATTACTCTGTGCCGGATCACCGCAATCGAGGTCGATCTATGCCACCTCATGCATGACACCACCTTGCTTTCTTAGCCCCCCAAAACCTACTACTCTTTATTCCCCAATAATCTTCCATTGGAATATTAAATGAAGGTTCCAACCGCATTTCCTTACAAATTAACCCTCTTCTTAGGGATAATATAATTGTTGCTTCATAATGCCCTTCAAACCACAATTTGGAACTCTTTTGGGACTTTGCTATGCGTACTgagagatagaaataattaaatatttttaaaataattttaatgtcATACAAGTacacatttaatatttaattttttaaatattatattttaaattacaataattatcaaaaaatatttctatttaaattatgagatataattaaaatatattaacttttcatttcaaatattataatagaAGGTTTtccaataatattatttataaaaatattgaattataAAAATACAGCTTCCATTTGAGTAGCATATATAACCTCACAAATAAAAACGAGTGATCCATTGTTGTTaaattccataaaacatcaaacacAGAATATATATTTGATTAGATAGGTAGATTGAATAGCGCTCAAAAGAAACACCTAATCATGTGTTGGAAAAGACTAAGACCGATCAAGCATATTAAACAAATCATAATTTTACAATCTTTATTTTCTACAATTTCGGTTCAgctttttacattttttatatgttgctataatattttttttatgcgccaaatcaaatgaaaattttaaaatattttgtttccTACACAAGTACTTTCATTAGTAATCAAAAGGTTTAAATATGTCACTAGTCCCAAACTCTTTTAAAGCTTTAAATTTAGtccatgtaattttttttatttaaaattcttgGTCCATTTGTCTAATTTTACAATTAAAGTTAACGGTGTTAAAGGTAGAATAAGTTTTTATccctcaaaatttatatttttttgttgaTTTGGTCACTACCCTTTAAAAAtacattttttgaaaatttattatttttcatattttaaataaaaattatagttttcaataataaaaactataaaaattttaaatatatatattttttctaaaatttattgtTATCTGTATAGACACCAAAATGGAAATTAAGCAATAAAATATTATTCACAGTTGAAGGGTTGAAATCCAAAGGATTATCCTAATTCACCCTTCGTTTGTCAAACCATCTCATATTTACATTCCCAACATCCCTGTTGTGTTGTGATTCACAAGCCTCTGACATCTCAAGCAATAGTCAATCAACCCTCCCATGTATTTTGTCCGTCGTTTATATGTTAAGTTAATATTGATGAATCTCAAATTCCTTAACAATCTACCTTTAGAACCTAATAAGAATATACAGTTTTCAAAAATTACGGAGATATTTATGAAGTTTAAGTTGGAGATAGAGCCCAATGATGAATTTGAGTGTTGTGGGCAAGTCATGACATAAACAGACTctaccctttttcatatattttttatttttactttttaatgtttttatttaaaatatgaaaaaattattaaaaatttccaaaaagaagaagaagaagaaaatatgcACTTTTAAAGGGTAATGACCAAATTAACAAAAAACCtataaatattgagggttaaaatttttattttagtttatatgTACTATAACTGTTGAAGTGTCTTTTGAGGACTTATTTCAAAGAAAGCATAATAAACTTTATTAGTCATCTcttcaaagaaaataaaacaaactcTATTTACAAACATGATTTTGCTCGATAAGATTACCGTAAAAGTGATTAAAAaactatgaaaaaaaaaagtaaaactaAAAAGAGCTACTAAAGTTAGAGGGGAAGTGGAgatcaaaataaatcaaattaacttTATCTAAATAAAGCTAAACTATAGAATTTTTCACCTAACAATTAGTGTGTTTTTGTTTTGGTTACTcaactataaaaaatttcaatttagtcactaatgttttcaatcatttttattttgattactcACGTTTTAGATCATTTTTTTTCACTCATGTTTTACATcgtttctattttggtcactctcCATTAAATGGTTAATGGAAGTGATAATGTGTGTGACAACCCTATTTTTAGTGGTGACGAAAAAAGCAGTTTTAGAACCCCGTATTCGTAAATTGAACCcgtaaatatttacaaaaaatatttatagagttgTTATATAAATCAACTAGATTTTTATAAGAAATTTAGCTCaattagtgattaattaaggtttagggactaaattataaagtctaattattatagatttttaattagtaaaTGGATTGAGGACTTAAATTATAATTACCTAAAAGGTCTAAAATGGCAATCAGACCATGTAAAATTTAGTGCTAGCAGACGATTGGATTAAAATGCCATtggtttaattaaattaatatttaattatttaaacatgttTTATTAACTTAACTACATGTATATATAGTAAGTTAGTCGAAGAAAAAGATGATGAATCTTTTCCATCTCATCAcctaaaataaacaaacaaaaccTAGGAAAAGCTTGGAAACTTTTGGCCTAATTGGTATGTTTAGTTTAgtctcttttcttgtaatttttatgtttttgaggtcatgtagcttgatttagctagctcatgtaccaatttgtaaaactattaaaattttaaaaagttatcatTGATGATTTCTTGAAGTTCTAGGTGtcaaattgatagattttaagcttagatgtgtaaaaggactaaattataaagcttAATTGATAGTTTTGTACATTAGTGACTaaacttaaaaaatgtaaaattgatagtAGGAACAAGAATTATGAAGTCACTGATGAATAATAGTGAAATTGGATTTCAATTCGAAACTTTAAATTGAAGATTATGTTAGTCTCAATTTTAAGGACTAAAGCAATTAGATTGTAAAATTTGTGTTTATGTAATTGGTTGTGATTTGGACTGGAATTTAATATTATGTATTGTCGAATTATAATTCATAGCTAAAGACGATGTGAAAACGGCAAGAGGGAACGGAAAGACGAGATCTGACAACGATTAACCCGAGTGTTCAGTTTGTTTTTCTATAATTTGAGTCACTTCAATTGTTGCatatttattctattttgtatggTAAAATTATGAGGTGAGTTGGAATTGATTGATcgaattaaattgatattatttttatttgttattgagatagaggattaaattgaatagaattgaAAATATTGCAACTTgatgaaaatattaaattgaaattgaatttgattgattcTTGTTATGATACACATAAATTGATgatttggttgatgaattgaaaatgatgaattgtgaaattgagcTAAATCTAGAATTGGATAATTGGTTACCTTACTAACTATTGAGGcagagtcggatataattggcatgccatatgaTAGATTCACTAAAGGTTACTTTGAATACGTGCCGATGAGTGCTGGGTGCAACTTTTACTTTGGTTATATCGATTAGCACTAGACATAGTCTATTTACCTTGGATTGTCCGATGAGGAACTGGTGCCAAATTGGTATGTTGGTTGGATCAGTGTATCCATTCGAGTCagagtcaagttaatagggaattAAAATCCAAAGTTGATAATGGAATATAAATTGAATTACTATTGTGAAAAAGTGTGTGAACCGAATTTACAAGTTCAAAGAATTGATATGAAAATAGAAGGCAGATTAATCAATTTGATTCGAAAAAATGATATGTTACCATGAGCTATCCTTATATTGATTAGTTGAATATGAATTGAATGAATCATACGGTTTAAATGGTACTTATGTCATAACGTTTGGTATTTGGTTTGAATGACATGTTGATTCAACGTTTTAATTGTCTTAACTTGCATTTTACTTATTgatatagaaataccactgagctTTATCACTTAGAGTACGATTTTGTTTTCTATGCGTAGGTTAGGTGCAATTCGAGATCTCGAGCATCCCAGACGTAACAATGTTGGTGAATCTCTTTTGTTAGTTatatgacatgtacctaggaGAGTCATTTTGCTATAGTTGATGCTTATAAACTTTGGAAGTTGGAATTGAAATGGTGAAGATAACGCATGCATAATATAAATGCAATTTGGAGTTGTTTTAATTATTGTTAAAGATTGAAGTGAGTAATGAAATTATGATTGAGAGGTAATGCATAATCATGTGTTAGTATTCTTCATGTTATGGAATTTATGCTTATTGATGAAATTAGGTTGTTGTTTTAAGGAGAACGATGAAAAGAAAGGAATGTTTATATGTGTTTATCAACATCACAATTTACATATAAGTTTATCAAGATTTAgttatatgtgtttaaatataattatatgtgtttaaggatcgaattgataaaatatgtacgtattgaggactaaatgtgttattatgcCAATTAAAAAAAGATCACATCATCACTTTCGTTAACTATTTAATGgagagtgaccaaaatagaaatgaTTTAAAACACGAGTGACTAAATTAACAATTTTGATAGTTtgataaccaaaaaaaaaacaacatataATCGGGTGACTAATTTTATAGTTTACCCATTAAATAAAGTGTGTGGGTGGTGAAATTATAAATTAGGTGGTTGAAAAATGATAAACAATGCAAATTAAATTGTAGTTTCCCTAGTTAATATAAATTAGGTTTGAGTGTAAACCATGTTCCATGTTTCCAAACACCACATCTCACCTTTTTCACTCCTTGCATCAAATTGTTTTGAATGGCTATTTCAAGATGGTAGAGAATGAAAGTCAgattggactaaattgtagaataatCATTTCACGTTGAATGTACTAATAATGAAATGGCCATTCCTTGGAACCAAACACCCTATTAGGTTCTTCCACTTGCTAAGTTAAGCAATAATTCcctatttctttctttttaactttTACCCCCCAACCCCCCACACCTTTCTTAacaagaaatagaaaagggaagGAGACAAGGGTTTCAGGCCATCACCAATAACTAAACATCAATCCAAAGAAaagaacaaaacaaaagaaaagagatgAATTTTGAAATTCACTGTCAATAAAACCTAATAATTAGAGTGTAAAGAAAAAGaggaaatttgtgtttgtttgctTACTTTGCTTCAACAAAATGGAAAGCACATGAAAGGCTTTCGAGTAAGACACCCTTTTGCAGGTTAGCCTTAGCCCTGTGAGTGAATTCATGTCCACACTCTCTTCCCTTTTCTTATCTTCACTTCTCTGCTAAAACCAAACATTTTACTCTCTAACCCTCCCCCCGTcactttcttatttatttattttaaacttactccttttttttttttattgtttatggtgGATCTGATGCTGAATTAGCCTCGCCTTTGTGGGTTTCCTTCTGCATCAACAAAAACAAGgccggggggggggggggaagtaAAAAGAAAGTGGCCACTGGGCagtgaaatatattttttttatagaagAAGAAATGGATTTTGAGGAACATGATTGCCAAGACGAAGAAATGGGTATGGCTGTTCCAGCAGGATACGACTCACTCTGCAACTCGTCAGCTCCACGGTCTAAATTAGGACCCGCAGCAAGTGGCGGTGAAGGTGCGGCGGCTTCTGCACCACCGAGAAAAGTGGGGTCAGGTATAAGGTACCGGGAGTGTCAAAAAAACCATGCCGTGAGTATCGGAGGCCACGCGTTGGATGGCTGTGGGGAGTTCATGGCGGCAGGTGATGAAGGGACACTTGACGCCTTGAAATGCGCTGCTTGTAACTGCCACAGGAACTTTCACCGTAAAGAAACTGACGGTGAAGGTAGTAGTATCTACAACCCTCACCATCATCATCACCACTACCAGCAGCAGCAACACCCCCAATTCTCGCCCTACTATAGGGCGCCGCCACCGGCCGGGTTCCTCCACCTGACGCCACAGCAGAGGCCTTTGGCCTTGCCAGCAGCGTCGGGAGGTGGGATTGCCGGCGGTTACAGCAGAGAAGACGAAGATGTTTCGAATCCTAGTAGCAGTGGAGGTGGAGGTGGCGGCAGTGGGGGATTAAAGAAGAGGTTTAGAACCAAATTTACGCCGGAACAAAAAGATAAGATGCTGGGTTTCGCTGAAAGGCTGGGCTGGAGGATCCAGAAGCATGACGAAGCTGCTGTGGAGCAATTTTGTGAAGAAACCGGGGTCAAGAGGCAAGTTCTTAAGGTCTGGATGCATAACAACAAGTACACTCTTGGTAAGAAACCCTAATTTCCCATCAAAACCAAAACAACAGTGCTTCAACATTGTTACTTGGGAAGAAACAAAACATCCAAGAGAAGCATATGATAATCGGGAATCGAAGAAAAAAAACAGCATGTGATTTCAGTAGGAATTGTATTGAACTAGGGTTCtcacttctttttttcttttttcatttttgttttttttttcaatattctGATTTTGATTTAGTTTATGGTATTATTATCAATGCCGATCAGTGtaggatgatgatgatgaaatgatctgaaagtttctgATGAGTACATTGTTGCTAACTGcaggttttttttattttttatttcattaactaATGCTATAATCCATCTCTTCATCTCTTAGATATACACTTCCGATTCTCTGTGACAAACGAAAAAAACTGCACTTTTTACTGTTGCAAGGAGATCAAGGGAAAACAAACTCAAGCTGATGAAGTAATTAAGGGTTTTGTAAGTTAGTCATAGTAACATGTGATGATGATCATAAATTCATCATCAAAGGATCCATATTGGAGAGTAATTCCAAGTCCAACTAAAACGTGGCATGCAAATGCAAAGGCTGCAATATTTTCTCCCACTTGCATTAATTTCTTTCAAACCTACATTTTGCCAAACTCTTCTTCCAACtcaacatatttttattattattttattcaattaccCGTTTTAATCCCTCTTCATCTTCAAGCTTTTAtcgttttctttatatttacttAGTACATAATCTCAATCTCTCATAATCGGAtgcttttttaattttcttttatatttggtacttgaaaaaatgaaaaagaaattgaaaagcaaAAAATGGAAGATGGGGGAGCAGAGAACAAGTTAGGAGTGGTTATTAACATGGCACTATTGCAGAGAAGGACACAGTCTTTTGGCTGTTTTATTGCAGTGTTTCAGACTTGTTCTGAACCCCCCAAAAGGTCCCATGGCCATGGATGGGACGTTAAAACACCTTTTAATATATACCttcattaaaataaaaaacaagaaTCTCCCCCCACCCCCCCCCCCAACACACTTAATTAACAAATTAAATACCATAACAACAATGTTTATAAATGTGTGTGGGGGGGAAAAA is part of the Gossypium arboreum isolate Shixiya-1 chromosome 5, ASM2569848v2, whole genome shotgun sequence genome and harbors:
- the LOC108450476 gene encoding zinc-finger homeodomain protein 2-like translates to MDFEEHDCQDEEMGMAVPAGYDSLCNSSAPRSKLGPAASGGEGAAASAPPRKVGSGIRYRECQKNHAVSIGGHALDGCGEFMAAGDEGTLDALKCAACNCHRNFHRKETDGEGSSIYNPHHHHHHYQQQQHPQFSPYYRAPPPAGFLHLTPQQRPLALPAASGGGIAGGYSREDEDVSNPSSSGGGGGGSGGLKKRFRTKFTPEQKDKMLGFAERLGWRIQKHDEAAVEQFCEETGVKRQVLKVWMHNNKYTLGKKP